A window from Myripristis murdjan chromosome 11, fMyrMur1.1, whole genome shotgun sequence encodes these proteins:
- the LOC115367898 gene encoding cholecystokinin-like has product MTAGLCVCVVLLVLCTSCLGLPYSSQPLDEGQRSIAPAPDALLGANTNILAEPHLRHSRSAPQLKAAPLPEEEAESRANLSELLARLISSRKGSVRRNSTVNGRASALSANHRIKDRDYLGWMDFGRRSAEEYEYSS; this is encoded by the exons atgactgcagggctgtgtgtgtgtgttgtgttgctagTCCTGTGTACGAGCTGTTTGGGGCTCCCTTACTCCTCTCAGCCCCTGGACGAGGGCCAGCGCTCCATCGCCCCTGCCCCTGACG CTCTCCTGGGGGCCAACACCAACATCTTGGCGGAGCCTCACCTTCGACACAGCCGCTCTGCCCCCCAGCTGAAAGCCGCCCCTCTCCCCGAGGAGGAGGCCGAGTCCAGAGCCAACCTGAGCGAGCTGCTGGCCAGACTCATCTCCTCtaggaaag GTTCTGTGCGCAGAAACTCGACAGTGAACGGCAGAGCCAGTGCACTGAGCGCCAACCACCGGATAAAAGACAGAGATTACTTGGGGTGGATGGATTTCGGCCGCCGCAGCGCAGAGGAATATGAGTACTCCTCGTAA